A genomic segment from Nicotiana tabacum cultivar K326 chromosome 7, ASM71507v2, whole genome shotgun sequence encodes:
- the LOC107764222 gene encoding protein THYLAKOID ASSEMBLY 8-like, chloroplastic, with translation MSTRAISRLKIPSLFLLKHLSVVSPLPKISSNLASSSCSSTWVPQFSRSFLGVVRFYHDGRPRGPLWRGKKLIGKEAIFVILGLKRFKDDEEKLDKFVKTHVLRLLKMDLIAVLNELERQEEVSLAVKVFWVIQKQDWYQPDVYLYKDLIIALARRRKMDDAMKLWESMRKEDLFPDCQTFTEVIRGFLRDGSPADAMNIFEDMKKSPYPPEELPFRILLKGLLPHPLLRNRVKQDFEEIFPDRHIYDPPEEIFGLR, from the exons ATGTCAACTAGAGCAATTTCAAGACTAAAAATCCCATCTTTATTTCTCCTTAAACACCTTTCAGTTGTTTCTCCATTACCAAAAATCTCTTCAAACTTAGCCTCTTCTTCTTGTTCCTCAACATGGGTCCCACAGTTTTCTAGAAGTTTCTTAGGGGTTGTGAGATTTTACCATGATGGAAGACCAAGAGGACCACTTTGGAGGGGTAAAAAGTTAATAGGAAAAGAAGCAATATTTGTGATACTTGGGTTAAAAAGATTCAAAGATGATGAAGAAAAGCTTGATAAGTTTGTTAAAACACATGTACTTAGGCTGTTAAAAATGGACTTGATTGCTGTCCTTAATGAACTTGAAAGACAAGAAGAGGTTTCTCTTGCTGTTAAG GTGTTTTGGGTGATTCAGAAACAGGACTGGTACCAACCCGATGTTTATCTTTACAAGGACCTGATCATAGCATTGGCTAGACGGAGAAAGATGGATGATGCAATGAAGTTATGGGAGAGCATGAGAAAGGAAGATCTATTTCCCGATTGTCAGACATTCACTGAAGTTATTCGGGGCTTCTTGAGAGACGGATCTCCTGCAGATGCTATGAACATTTTCGAGGACATGAAAAAGTCTCCGTATCCACCCGAGGAGCTGCCTTTCAGGATTTTATTGAAGGGACTTTTGCCACATCCCCTATTAAGGAACAGAGTTAAGCAAGACTTTGAGGAGATTTTTCCTGATCGGCATATATATGATCCTCCGGAGGAGATTTTTGGATTACGTTGA
- the LOC107764221 gene encoding 3'-5' exonuclease isoform X1: METPPISSESNDWDRPFTEEELHEIDVAFQSATKRLQNSEDSSSAGDGDENRRKSRRRLPESLFVFDFQNEATNSMSSLSPCTRTRSQCSYSFRSSTQAAKIVMQYPEISFKGRVIYSRTTKEVENSAVELLNFVEEKKRKEGHVALGFDIEWRPSFRKGVAPGKAAVMQICGDKSSCYVLHIIHSGIPQTLQSLLEDPTVVKVGVWIANDAYKVSVDHNVSVKTLEDLSELANKKLDEEPKKWSLASLTEKLLAKQLPKPRKIRLGNWEANELSKEKLQYAATDAFVSWYLYQALKSLPEIVDNKT, from the exons atggaaaCCCCCCCAATTTCTAGCGAATCAAACGATTGGGATCGACCTTTTACAGAAGAAGAACTCCATGAAATTGATGTCGCATTTCAATCAGCTACTAAAAGGCTTCAGAATTCCGAAGACTCATCTTCCGCCGGCGATGGCGACGAAAATCGCCGGAAAAGTCGCCGGAGATTGCCGGAATCGCTTTTTGTTTTTGACTTCCAAAATGAAGCTACTAATTCGATGTCGTCTTTGTCTCCTTGCACTAGAACTCGGTCTCAGTGTAGTTATTCCTTTCGTTCTTCTACTCAAG CAGCTAAGATAGTGATGCAATACCCGGAAATATCATTTAAAGGACGTGTTATATATAGCAGAACTACTAAAGAAGTGGAGAATTCTGCAGTAGAGCTTTTAAATTTTGTTGAggaaaagaagaggaaagaagGGCATGTTGCTCTTGGATTTGACATTGAATGGAGGCCCAGTTTTAGAAAAG GCGTGGCACCTGGGAAGGCTGCTGTTATGCAGATATGTGGCGACAAGAGTAGTTGTTACGTTCTGCATATTATTCACTCCGGAATCCCTCAAACTCTGCAATCTCTTCTTGAGGATCCAACAGTTGTGAAG GTGGGTGTGTGGATTGCAAATGATGCTTACAAAGTTTCCGTAGATCACAATGTATCTGTAAAGACTTTGGAAGATCTTTCTGAACTCGCCAACAAAAAGCTTGATGAAGAGCCCAAGAAGTGGAGTCTAGCATCACTAACTGAGAAGCTTCTTGCCAAGCAG CTCCCCAAGCCACGTAAGATCAGGTTGGGAAATTGGGAGGCTAATGAGTTATCTAAGGAAAAACTACAATATGCTGCTACGGATGCCTTTGTTTCCTGGTACTTGTATCAG GCACTGAAGAGCCTTCCGGAGATTGTTGATAATAAAACGTGA
- the LOC107764221 gene encoding 3'-5' exonuclease isoform X2, which translates to METPPISSESNDWDRPFTEEELHEIDVAFQSATKRLQNSEDSSSAGDGDENRRKSRRRLPESLFVFDFQNEATNSMSSLSPCTRTRSQCSYSFRSSTQAKIVMQYPEISFKGRVIYSRTTKEVENSAVELLNFVEEKKRKEGHVALGFDIEWRPSFRKGVAPGKAAVMQICGDKSSCYVLHIIHSGIPQTLQSLLEDPTVVKVGVWIANDAYKVSVDHNVSVKTLEDLSELANKKLDEEPKKWSLASLTEKLLAKQLPKPRKIRLGNWEANELSKEKLQYAATDAFVSWYLYQALKSLPEIVDNKT; encoded by the exons atggaaaCCCCCCCAATTTCTAGCGAATCAAACGATTGGGATCGACCTTTTACAGAAGAAGAACTCCATGAAATTGATGTCGCATTTCAATCAGCTACTAAAAGGCTTCAGAATTCCGAAGACTCATCTTCCGCCGGCGATGGCGACGAAAATCGCCGGAAAAGTCGCCGGAGATTGCCGGAATCGCTTTTTGTTTTTGACTTCCAAAATGAAGCTACTAATTCGATGTCGTCTTTGTCTCCTTGCACTAGAACTCGGTCTCAGTGTAGTTATTCCTTTCGTTCTTCTACTCAAG CTAAGATAGTGATGCAATACCCGGAAATATCATTTAAAGGACGTGTTATATATAGCAGAACTACTAAAGAAGTGGAGAATTCTGCAGTAGAGCTTTTAAATTTTGTTGAggaaaagaagaggaaagaagGGCATGTTGCTCTTGGATTTGACATTGAATGGAGGCCCAGTTTTAGAAAAG GCGTGGCACCTGGGAAGGCTGCTGTTATGCAGATATGTGGCGACAAGAGTAGTTGTTACGTTCTGCATATTATTCACTCCGGAATCCCTCAAACTCTGCAATCTCTTCTTGAGGATCCAACAGTTGTGAAG GTGGGTGTGTGGATTGCAAATGATGCTTACAAAGTTTCCGTAGATCACAATGTATCTGTAAAGACTTTGGAAGATCTTTCTGAACTCGCCAACAAAAAGCTTGATGAAGAGCCCAAGAAGTGGAGTCTAGCATCACTAACTGAGAAGCTTCTTGCCAAGCAG CTCCCCAAGCCACGTAAGATCAGGTTGGGAAATTGGGAGGCTAATGAGTTATCTAAGGAAAAACTACAATATGCTGCTACGGATGCCTTTGTTTCCTGGTACTTGTATCAG GCACTGAAGAGCCTTCCGGAGATTGTTGATAATAAAACGTGA